One stretch of Candida orthopsilosis Co 90-125, chromosome 3 draft sequence DNA includes these proteins:
- a CDS encoding Cyc1 cytochrome c, protein MPAPFEKGSEKKGATLFKTRCLQCHTVEKGGPNKVGPNLHGVFGRKSGQAEGYSYTDANKKKGVTWSEQTMSDYLENPKKYIPGTKMAFGGLKKPKDRNDLITYLHKATSE, encoded by the coding sequence atgccAGCtccatttgaaaaaggttCTGAAAAGAAGGGTGCcactttgttcaaaacCAGATGCTTACAATGTCACACTGTTGAAAAAGGTGGTCCAAACAAGGTTGGTCCAAACTTGCACGGTGTTTTCGGTAGAAAATCAGGTCAAGCTGAAGGTTACAGCTATACCGATGCTAACAAGAAGAAGGGTGTCACTTGGAGTGAACAAACCATGTCTGACTACTTGGAAAATCCAAAGAAATATATCCCAGGTACCAAGATGGCTTTCGGTGGTTTGAAGAAACCAAAGGACAGAAACGATTTGATCACTTACTTGCACAAAGCTACTTCCGAATAA
- a CDS encoding Cab4 protein (S. cerevisiae homolog CAB4 has role coenzyme A biosynthetic process and localizes to nucleus), translating to MSNPVIFIDNPIEKDYSLLIEKVLSIVNGVDRLDIVIRTEITNVTHLNEILYYYYNLVRTSIDGLPLFDYTFSINIIFNISHSKLLKLSLNWNHAFIAHQEQQIFQNIPLAHTSIDIKLDASNHPSKCNKVMKQFQTTAVGGTFDHLHDGHKILLSMAYFLTSKRMIIGVTGSELLKNKKFSEVLESFNQRQNSVVQFLDLIMDEIVHYEIYQINDICGPTGYIEAIDGLVISHETLSGGEFVNKYRREHGFKELDLTAIKVIGDTESNAENKWKGKISSTDIRERELKRRKQRSQS from the coding sequence ATGTCTAATCCAGTAATATTCATAGATAACCCCATAGAGAAAGATTATTCTTTactcattgaaaaagtattgtCAATAGTCAACGGTGTTGACAGATTGGATATTGTTATTCGAACAGAGATTACCAATGTCACCCATTTGAATGAGATCCTATACTACTACTACAATCTCGTTAGAACTTCCATTGACGGGTTGCCATTGTTTGATTATACATTCTCAATAAACATTATATTCAATATTTCCCATTCCAAATTGCTTAAATTATCattgaattggaatcaTGCGTTTATCGCCCATCAAGAACAACagattttccaaaacataCCTCTTGCTCATACATCTATTGATATCAAACTTGACGCATCAAACCACCCTTCCAAATGCAACAAGGTCATGAAGCAGTTTCAAACTACGGCCGTTGGTGGTACATTTGATCATTTACATGATGGACACAAGATTCTCTTATCAATGGCATATTTCCTCACTTCGAAACGAATGATTATCGGAGTCACGGGTCTGGAACTCTTGAAAAATAAGAAATTTAGTGAAGTTCTTGAACTGTTCAATCAACGACAAAATTCCGTGGTTCAATTTCTCGATTTGATTatggatgaaattgttcattatgaaatttatcaaattaaTGATATTTGTGGTCCAACAGGATACATTGAAGCTATTGATGGATTGGTCATTAGTCACGAAACTTTATCAGGTGGTGAATTTGTTAATAAATATAGACGTGAACATGGCTTTAAAGAGTTGGATTTGACGGCAATTAAGGTGATTGGTGATACTGAATCTAATGCAGAAAATAAATGGAAAGGTAAGATAAGTTCGACGGATATTCGAGAACgagaattgaaaagacGGAAACAACGTAGTCAGAGTTGA
- a CDS encoding Plp2 protein (S. cerevisiae homolog PLP2 has actin binding, G-protein beta/gamma-subunit binding, has role in positive regulation of transcription from RNA polymerase promoter pheromones, protein folding and localizes to cytoplasm), with translation MNSNTKIPVEVNPDEDTEWNDILRDYGIIPEKPPSPSAQLEEALEEAVRKQHENRLENKDIDELDALEDEEDEEFLNFYKKKRMNEIKKLSEKKKYGSVLPISKNEYEGEITKAPKRTTVLVHLSLQSSLQSRLLGSLLSELARKFPELKICDIPAQRCIENYPESNCPTLIIYRDGNVLKQYITLTQLGGNATTLKDIEKVLIDLHVLDDSDKRLVINDEEDESQQERKLHFAKKSIRNERNDDEEEDDDFYD, from the coding sequence ATGAATAGCAATACCAAAATCCCAGTTGAGGTCAACCCAGACGAGGATACTGAATGGAATGATATTCTCCGTGATTACGGGATTATTCCCGAAAAGCCACCTTCGCCATCTGCTCAATTGGAGGAGGCATTAGAGGAAGCGGTTAGGAAACAACATGAAAATAGACTAGAGAATAAAGACATAGATGAACTAGATGCACTTGAGgacgaagaagatgaagagtttctcaatttttacaaaaaaaagagaatgAATGAAATAAAGAAGTTGTCggagaaaaagaaatacgGACTGGTATTGCCAATTAGTAAAAATGAATATGAGGGTGAGATTACAAAGGCACCTAAGAGAACCACTGTCTTGGTTCATTTATCCCTCCAATCAAGTTTACAAAGTAGACTATTGGGGTCATTGCTATCTGAGTTAGCTAGAAAATTTCCagagttgaaaatttgtgATATACCCGCACAGAGGTGCATTGAAAATTACCCCGAGTCTAATTGTCCTACACTTATCATATACAGAGATGGGAATGTATTAAAACAATACATCACGTTGACTCAATTGGGAGGGAATGCTACGACTTTGAAGGATATAGAAAAGGTTTTGATTGACCTTCATGTTTTGGATGATAGTGATAAGAGACTTGTAATCAACGACGAGGAAGACGAATCTCAACAAGAGAGGAAATTACACTTTGCAAAGAAGTCAATTAGGAATGAACGCAACGACGAcgaagaagaggatgaCGACTTTTACGATTGA
- a CDS encoding secreted protein, protein MYFLSIFVALNTAFCFPLQSRANSFNAGAAYKSVLNSTWDLFWNGEHQAFNLNDPSCTSNFSLPAVWDIAVVAKAFIDSGDITASQKILSELYSYQGSSGWFNALPNQTEAFTDDNAQIVWALLAAYDLTKDEKHLKTAEQLVKLIQGQWSNIGGIIWQTGEAYVASISTTEAALAAVRLYKYNHDESLLDFAQQCLNWMEEKLKDPSDGFYYDGTNRNNGDVNKGKLSYTVGTAISSYTYLYSFTKNETFLNIANQRATAVFGTNTSNVLMNASGGWNNGLKYVHLLFVGIADLIEIGGQSQYTEKLIDQGKMVYEFDQLSDGVYVDFESDASLADHYTQLTGRPSGYTFNANNYCNASESSPKRSVLTQGSAAQVFYQVGRINS, encoded by the coding sequence ATGTACTTTTTGTCTATATTTGTGGCTCTAAACACAGCCTTTTGTTTCCCGTTACAAAGTCGTGCCAATTCATTCAACGCCGGGGCCGCTTATAAGTCCGTGCTCAACTCGACATGGGATTTATTTTGGAATGGAGAACATCAGGCGTTCAACTTGAATGATCCTTCTTGTACATCCAACTTTAGCTTGCCTGCAGTTTGGGATATCGCAGTTGTCGCAAAGGCGTTTATTGACTCAGGCGATATAACCGCGTCGCAAAAGATATTATCTGAATTGTATTCGTACCAAGGTTCCAGTGGATGGTTCAATGCTCTTCCGAATCAGACAGAAGCATTTACTGATGATAATGCACAAATTGTGTGGGCTTTACTAGCAGCTTATGACTTGACAAAAGATGagaaacatttgaaaactgCAGAACAATTGGTAAAGTTGATACAAGGACAATGGTCAAACATAGGAGGAATAATCTGGCAGACAGGAGAAGCATACGTGGCATCGATCTCAACTACAGAGGCTGCATTGGCCGCCGTTCGTCTATACAAATACAACCACGATGAATCTTTACTTGATTTTGCTCAACAGTGTCTTAATTGGATGGAAGAAAAGCTTAAAGATCCACTGGATGGATTTTACTACGACGGTACAAATAGAAACAATGGTGATGTTAACAAGGGAAAATTGTCATACACTGTGGGTACAGCTATTTCCTCGTACACATACTTGTACTCATTTACGAAGAACGAGACGTTTCTTAACATTGCTAATCAAAGGGCCACAGCTGTTTTTGGCACCAATACGTCGAATGTGTTAATGAATGCTAGCGGTGGTTGGAACAATGGGCTAAAATATGTTCATTTATTATTTGTGGGAATTGCAgacttgattgaaataGGTGGCCAGTCACAATATACTGAAAAACTAATAGATCAAGGTAAGATGGTTTACgaatttgatcaattaaGCGATGGGGTttatgttgattttgagaGTGATGCATCATTAGCTGACCATTACACACAGCTTACAGGAAGACCCAGTGGATACACTTTCAATGCTAACAATTACTGCAATGCCAGTGAATCTTCACCAAAAAGGTCTGTTTTGACTCAAGGGTCAGCAGCGCAAGTGTTTTACCAAGTGGGTCGGATAAACTCGTAG
- a CDS encoding Mp65 cell surface mannoprotein yields the protein MLYKTIVSTALLAQALAAPLAINQQHQHHKHNEEKRAVHVVTQTNVVVVTLGAGDATTTFTPVSVETHETSASQVTDAPQVQPTTTADASSSNNDGGESSSSASTADSSSSSSDSSSNVGSGGAKGVTYTPYADNGNCKTSSQIASEVAELSGFDVIRLYGVDCDQVAQVLQAKTSGQKIFAGIYDVSAISDGVQAISDAVEAHGSWDDIHTVSVGNELVNSGQANPSQIKSYVNQAKSALKSAGYTGSVVSVDTFIAVINNPELCDYSDYIAVNAHCFFDGYYTADQAGEWVLSQIQRVSTACGNNKNVLITETGWPSKGESNNKAVPSKQNQQAAIQSIKDTCGSASILFTAFNDLWKADGAYDAEKYWGFLSN from the coding sequence ATGTTGTACAAGACTATCGTTTCTACTGCTTTGTTAGCTCAAGCTTTGGCTGCTCCATTAGCcatcaaccaacaacaccaacaccacaagcacaatgaagaaaaaagagCTGTTCATGTTGTTACTCAAAccaatgttgttgttgttactTTAGGTGCTGGTGATGCTACTACTACTTTCACTCCAGTTTCTGTTGAAACTCATGAAACTTCAGCTAGTCAAGTCACTGATGCTCCTCAAGTTCAACCAACTACTACTGCTGatgcttcttcatcaaataatgatggtggtgaatCTTCCTCATCAGCTTCAACTGCTgactcttcttcatcatcatctgacTCTTCATCTAATGTTGGTTCTGGTGGTGCTAAGGGTGTCACTTACACTCCTTATGCTGACAATGGTAACTGTAAAACCTCATCTCAAATTGCTTCTGAAGTTGCTGAATTGAGTGGGTTTGATGTTATTAGATTATACGGTGTTGATTGTGATCAAGTTGCTCAAGTCTTGCAAGCCAAGACTTCTGGCCAAAAGATTTTTGCTGGTATCTATGATGTTTCCGCTATTTCAGATGGCGTCCAAGCCATTTCTGATGCCGTTGAAGCTCATGGTTCATGGGATGATATCCATACTGTTTCAGTTGGTAATGAATTGGTCAACTCAGGTCAAGCTAACCCATCTCAAATTAAATCTTACGTTAACCAAGCTAAATCTGCTTTGAAATCTGCTGGTTACACTGGTTCAGTTGTTTCCGTTGATACTTTTATTGCTGTTATTAACAACCCAGAGTTGTGTGATTATTCCGATTACATTGCTGTCAATGCTCattgtttctttgatgGTTACTACACTGCTGATCAAGCTGGTGAATGGGTCTTGtctcaaattcaaagagTTTCAACTGCTTGTGGTAACAACAAGAATGTTTTGATTACTGAAACTGGTTGGCCATCAAAGGGtgaatcaaacaacaaggCTGTTCCATCtaaacaaaaccaacaagCTGCTATTCAATCTATTAAAGACACTTGTGGAAGTGCCTCTATTTTGTTTACTGCTTTCAATGATTTATGGAAAGCCGATGGTGCTTACGATGCTGAAAAATACTGGGGTTTCTTGTCAAACTAA
- a CDS encoding Ubp8 protein (S. cerevisiae homolog UBP8 has protease has role in histone deubiquitination and localizes to DUBm complex, SAGA complex, SLIK (SAGA-like) complex), with product MSSRNTSPKPQNTESSNDVHIKRELHNDSLGLSNGIKEENFTSKQLPYFQPDNFESIKSCIHLDQVLDSRAKNTVFDTYRQAVMISQPIDESLIYKSKKDGKVISQDEILAKKLSSLKCTNCEVSDFDQVMICLQCPNVGCAEHSQLHYKGTSHMFAIDSSLGLLYCFKCNEYINHPELEKLRLEVMGIADVAIDNQEAINANYTSPNKLAAQGLKGFVNLGATCFMSSTLQTLVHNPIIKSQFFNNDLHYFNCKYLHDQDVNGNIGEQNACITCSIDLIFKELFTSKSNEGFGITNLLTTAWYKQKSLAGFQEQDAHEFWQFVLNEFHQDHMRIQTQLDAIPKEETCTCITHSTFSFELQSCVKCKSCEAVTETVDPMIDLSLEINHLKKQQNVDLYDCLDLFTSEEKLDAMISCKQCSTRSQATKTLKLKSIPPVLSIQLKRFNHNILNDTSSKVETPVKVPLYLNIAPYSVNQGSAKDIVYELFSVICHIGSVNTGHYVVFTKNASGQWLKFDDSVVSIVEQKEVVNSNAYLLYYIIHNI from the coding sequence ATGTCATCACGAAATACGTCCCCTAAACCTCAAAATACCgaatcttcaaatgatgTGCATATAAAAAGAGAACTTCACAATGACTCACTTGGACTATCAAATGGAATTAAAGAGGAAAATTTCACACTGAAGCAGCTTCCCTATTTTCAACCAGATAACTTCGAGTCGATTAAATCATGCATACATTTGGATCAAGTCTTGGACTCACGCGCAAAAAACACAGTATTCGACACATATCGACAAGCAGTAATGATATCCCAGCCCATAGATGAATCACTAATATACAAGTCCAAAAAGGATGGTAAAGTAATCAGTCAAGATGAAATTCTTGCCAAAAAATTATCGAGTTTGAAATGTACCAATTGTGAAGTATCTGACTTTGATCAAGTTATGATATGTTTACAGTGCCCCAATGTTGGATGCGCAGAGCATTCACAATTGCATTATAAAGGCACTCTGCATATGTTTGCCATTGACCTGAGTTTGGGTTTGTTGTATTGCTTTAAATGTAATGAGTACATCAATCATCCGGAGCTAGAAAAGTTGAGACTAGAGGTAATGGGGATTGCCGATGTTGCTATTGATAACCAAGAGGCTATAAATGCAAATTACACAAGCCCCAACAAACTTGCCGCTCAAGGTCTCAAAGGGTTTGTAAATTTGGGAGCGACATGTTTCATGAGTTCCACCTTGCAAACCCTTGTACATAATCCAATCATCAAAAGTCAGTTCTTCAACAACGACTTACAttatttcaattgcaaatatCTTCATGATCAGGATGTGAATGGCAATATTGGTGAACAAAATGCATGTATAACATGCAGTATCGActtgattttcaaagaacTATTTACGCTGAAATCGAATGAAGGTTTTGGAATAACCAACTTATTGACAACTGCATGGTACAAACAAAAGTCCTTGGCTGGATTCCAAGAGCAAGATGCTCATGAGTTTTGGCAATTTGTCTTGAATGAATTCCATCAAGATCACATGAGGATCCAAACACAATTGGATGCCAtaccaaaagaagaaacatGTACATGTATAACCCATTCCACATTTTCATTTGAGTTGCAAAGTTGTGTTAAGTGCAAGTCATGCGAAGCTGTCACTGAAACTGTTGATCCAATGATTGATTTATCGTTGGAAATCAACCATCTAAAAAAGCAACAAAATGTCGATTTATACGACTGCTTAGATTTATTTACCCTGGAAGAGAAACTAGATGCCATGATATCCTGCAAGCAATGCTCTACGAGGTCGCAAGCTACAAAGACtttaaaattgaagagTATACCACCAGTGTTGTCAATTCAACTAAAAAGATTCAACCACAACATATTGAATGatacttcatcaaaagtGGAAACTCCAGTCAAGGTACCActttatttgaatattgCGCCATATAGCGTAAATCAAGGTTCCGCAAAAGATATTGTGTATGAGCTATTTTCGGTCATTTGTCATATTGGTTCGGTAAACACAGGTCATTACGTTGTATTCACTAAGAATGCTCTGGGACAATGGCTCAAATTCGATGATAGTGTTGTTTCCATTGTTGAGCAGAAAGAGGTGGTTAATTCCAATGCATATTTGTTATATTATATAATTCACAATATATAA
- a CDS encoding Mp65 cell surface mannoprotein: MFLLVKRCDLTIVGSSVPRRVLHHSYTQDLLQTHSVRAYSTLVTCPLRRLKPIDTRVHKRGCIMRAANITPQEKGDIAIVETLYIGHYDLRKKPTLRHSSAHITQPIAKQRCLGCYLTESVLGFLVLVFSWYCLQFCFKVSGYINYTNMRLTNLVKS; this comes from the coding sequence ATGTTCCTACTTGTGAAAAGATGCGATTTAACTATTGTAGGCAGCTCAGTACCAAGACGCGTCTTGCACCATAGCTATACCCAAGACCTCCTCCAAACCCATCTGGTTAGGGCTTATTCCACCCTTGTTACGTGTCCTCTACGTCGACTCAAACCAATTGACACGAGAGTTCATAAGAGAGGCTGCATAATGCGTGCTGCCAATATCACTCCACAAGAAAAGGGAGATATCGCCATTGTAGAAACACTCTACATCGGACATTACGACTTACGAAAGAAACCCACTCTACGGCATTCTTCTGCCCATATAACCCAACCCATCGCCAAACAAAGATGCTTGGGTTGCTATTTGACTGAAAGTGTTCTAGGCTTTCTCGTCCTTGTGTTCTCTTGGTattgtttacaattttgttttaaagtAAGTGGTTACATTAATTACACAAATATGAGATTAACCAATTTAGTCAAACTGTAA